In Haematobia irritans isolate KBUSLIRL chromosome 1, ASM5000362v1, whole genome shotgun sequence, a genomic segment contains:
- the CCHa2 gene encoding neuropeptide CCHamide-2 isoform X1 yields MGFGVNMKLSISFFLVVICTMCLAAQQSQAKKGCNAYGYACYGGHGKRSLNSPMPDMLSTGPEQNDLNQLQQQTSQQHHPNSMFQMYPSEANVLIDGDLESYPRYRLIKIMKSWFGNTHRRPSAERLSDMDYPLSGEMFNHENNPPINNNHISY; encoded by the exons TTTGGTGTAAACATGAAACTGTCAATATCCTTCTTCCTGGTCGTCATCTGTACCATGTGTTTGGCTGCTCAACAAAGCCAGGCAAAAA AAGGCTGTAATGCATATGGTTATGCATGCTATGGAGGACATGGCAAACGTTCTTTAAATTCCCCAATGCCCGATATGTTGTCAACAGGTCCAGAACAGAATGATTTGAATCAGCTGCAGCAGCAAACATCGCAACAACACCATCCCAATTCCATGTTTCAAATGTATCCGAGTGAGGCGAATGTACTTATAGATGGTGACCTGGAATCATATCCCAGATAccgattaattaaaattatgaaatcttGG TTCGGAAATACCCACAGAAGACCATCTGCTGAACGTTTGTCGGACATGGATTACCCCTTATCGGGAGAAATGTTTAATCATGAAAACAATCCTCCAATAAACAACAATCACATCTCCTACTAA
- the LOC142224974 gene encoding uncharacterized protein LOC142224974 encodes MKHQQVVVDYWTMLKTSITCLLLAISGYVLLKMVQTIFYLPGYLKNNQKRLEELAAKYNLDLDKEIAEAENDVDREENSHQEPPASSEPEEKKDK; translated from the exons ATGAAACACCAACAAGTCGTTGTGGACTACTGGACCATGCTAAAGACCTCTATAACCTGTTTACTTTTGGCTATTTCGGGTTATGTATTATTAAA aatgGTTCAGACTATATTCTATTTACCCGGTTACTTAAAGAATAACCAGAAACGGTTGGAAGAGTTGGCAGCcaaatataatttagatttgGATAAAGAAATTGCCGAAGCAGAAAATGATGTCGATCGAGAAGAAAATTCGCATCAAGAGCCACCTGCATCTTCAGAACCGGAGGAAAagaaagataaataa
- the CCHa2 gene encoding neuropeptide CCHamide-2 isoform X2: MKLSISFFLVVICTMCLAAQQSQAKKGCNAYGYACYGGHGKRSLNSPMPDMLSTGPEQNDLNQLQQQTSQQHHPNSMFQMYPSEANVLIDGDLESYPRYRLIKIMKSWFGNTHRRPSAERLSDMDYPLSGEMFNHENNPPINNNHISY; the protein is encoded by the exons ATGAAACTGTCAATATCCTTCTTCCTGGTCGTCATCTGTACCATGTGTTTGGCTGCTCAACAAAGCCAGGCAAAAA AAGGCTGTAATGCATATGGTTATGCATGCTATGGAGGACATGGCAAACGTTCTTTAAATTCCCCAATGCCCGATATGTTGTCAACAGGTCCAGAACAGAATGATTTGAATCAGCTGCAGCAGCAAACATCGCAACAACACCATCCCAATTCCATGTTTCAAATGTATCCGAGTGAGGCGAATGTACTTATAGATGGTGACCTGGAATCATATCCCAGATAccgattaattaaaattatgaaatcttGG TTCGGAAATACCCACAGAAGACCATCTGCTGAACGTTTGTCGGACATGGATTACCCCTTATCGGGAGAAATGTTTAATCATGAAAACAATCCTCCAATAAACAACAATCACATCTCCTACTAA
- the LOC142224968 gene encoding protein AAR2 homolog yields MKTDNNVSMHMDPDTAKNLFNHGAVLIITGVPRKTEFGIDLCSYTIDENFRGVKMIPPGPHHIWCAATGPYGDIAPRVGFAHFFCEQEILVKEWDADNEELRDRQTTDPDLEKRRIRENLKTLDRYLAPYDFRYWNDWRKLTDTVSRQTLERCQPSLGVIRTNVELQSCPDSERPRGPINEVHPAIQAKLLNNENDLLPQLKPVEGTAPRFCNVPDRVPKECTPTDISRHSLDCIEACDMLLGGLEQPQDLIEEVQLSFAFFFVGYSIESLEHWRKILLLLSHSEDAVVKYRLLFMKYAEVLVYQLPRLPEELMEPTERNSVYKDIKSLLINLSVSGLHKSAEHLIKKLKHSMNWSFDGLLDENPEDMPVVVADCV; encoded by the exons ATGAAAACGGACAATAACGTTTCGATGCATATGGATCCTGATACGGCAAAAAATCTCTTTAATCATGGAGCCGTTCTTATCATTACTGGAGTTCCTAGGAAAACAGAATTCGGCATTGATTTGTGTTCTTATACAATTGATGAAAACTTCCGTGGCGTAAAGATGATTCCACCAGGTCCTCATCACATTTGGTGCGCAGCTACAGGGCCGTACGGTGATATAG CTCCCAGAGTTGGATTCGCACATTTCTTTTGCGAACAAGAAATTTTAGTAAAGGAGTGGGATGCGGACAATGAGGAGTTGAGAGACCGTCAGACAACAGACCCAGATTTGGAGAAACGAAGAATACGAGAGAATTTAAAAACTCTGGATAGGTATTTGGCGCCATATGATTTCCGATACTGGAATGACTGGCGTAAATTGACAGATACAGTCTCAAGGCAAACACTTGAGAGGTGCCAGCCATCTTTAGGTGTAATTCGCACAAATGTAGAATTACAATCGTGTCCAGATTCTGAAAGGCCTCGAGGTCCCATCAATGAAGTTCATCCTGCCATACAAGCAAAGTTGTTGAATAACGAAAACGATTTATTGCCACAATTAAAACCAGTAGAGGGTACCGCACCCAGATTTTGCAACGTTCCCGACAGAGTTCCTAAGGAATGTACACCAACTGACATTTCGAGACACTCTCTGGATTGTATTGAGGCTTGTGACATGTTATTAGGTGGGTTAGAACAACCCCAAGATCTAATAGAAGAAGTGCAGCTATCGTTTGCATTCTTCTTTGTGGGATATTCAATTGAGTCGCTAGAACATTGGCGCAAAATTCTGTTACTGCTTTCACACTCCGAAGATGCCGTAGTTAAATACAGACTTTTATTCATGAAGTATGCAGAGGTTTTGGTTTATCAATTGCCACGCCTACCCGAAGAGTTAATGGAACCAACGGAGCGCAATAGTGtttataaagatataaaatcaCTATTGATTAATCTCAGTGTAAGTGGTCTACATAAAAGTGCTgaacatttgataaaaaaattgaagcataGCATGAATTGGTCTTTCGACGGTTTATTGGACGAAAATCCTGAAGATATGCCCGTCGTGGTGGCTGATTGTGTTTAG
- the LOC142224953 gene encoding WD repeat-containing protein 36 codes for MTNLSEAEVAKRLRTKQRDSSVIFRRNRALGYVSNHVPAVVRYIQRRKDNLITTCIGRSFQVYTASHFRLLHVSGQHPDEITSMATDRWHIYTASNKCIYAWRAGKHVRHIYRGHNKNVHLLLPFNRHLVAVDEENILKVWNIKEEDLYLEIPFKQDEFQITAIAHPPTYVNKIVLGSKQGRLQIWNIKDNHLVYTFNGHDSRVTCIEPAPAIDVVAVGHQDGTTILLNLKYDEILMEFKQDWGAVSKITFRTDGPPIMATAGTNGYIAFWNLEEKKIASQLQAHEDSVTTVICLPNEPLVLTTSPDNSMKLWIFDMTDGGARMLRIREGHTAPPLCIRYHGMMGNTILSSGEDSSLRTFSTISETLNKTMGKASYNKKSSKKKSRFEEDNHRMPPIIEFTTELTREKEWDNIAAIHCGTIQTTTWSFHKNRMGEHRLIPEQFTNKLRKDFKTETTCVTLSHCGNFVLIGYSNGEVERFNIQSGIHRASYGKPAHTAAIRGIACDNLSQMVVTGCSDGFLKYWHFKEKLDKPFAVKKLTDGITLMRCHRESAMIAVALENFVLLVIDMDTKVVVRKFEGHSAKINDITFSPDSRWLISASMDASIKVWDIPSSYMIDHFRVERPCVSLTMSPTGDFLATAHVNNLGIYLWANKMLFNQLSLRSINPTSTAPYVGLPTNVADELNLVEAVEELNMDVYDGDSDEEEDVGEEVNFIYESPEQLSSGLITMSGVAVSRWQNLLDLEIIKKRNKPKAPPKAPKQAPFFLPTVAGLEMKFDISNAKSEETPDSRILKSSNLNNLTTFGKILEDTAISGDYERPVTFLKQMGPSMVDFEVKSLHPLGGGTIKAMVQFLKTLQHMLESNNNFELAQSYLSAFLRSHGTNLIEFPQVIKALDELSKVQETTWQKIEEHLMYGLGVVSSLRNFVQ; via the exons ATGACAAATTTAAGTGAGGCTGAGGTAGCAAAGCGGTTGCGAACGAAACAACGCGATAGCAGTGTAATTTTTCGGAGAAATCGGGCTTTGGGATATGTCAGCAATCATGTCCCTGCCGTAGTTCGTTATATACAAAGACGTAAAGATAATTTGATTACCACATGTATTGGAAGATCATTCCAAGTGTACACAGCTAGCCACTTCCGATTACTACATGTTAGCGGGCAGCATCCAGATGAAATCACTTCCATGGCTACTGATCGCTGGCATATTTATACCGCAAGCAATAAATGCATATACGCATGGAGGGCTGGCAAACATGTGAGACATATCTACAGGGGTCACAACAAAAACGTTCATTTATTGCTGCCTTTTAATCGACATTTGGTAGCTGTTGATGAAGAGAACATTTTAAAAGTTTGGAACATTAAGGAGGAGGACTTATATTTGGAAATACCCTTTAAACAAGATGAATTTCAAATTACAGCTATTGCACACCCACCTACCTATGTTAATAAGATAGTATTGGGATCTAAACAAGGTCGACTTCAAATCTGGAACATAAAGGACAATCACTTGGTATACACATTCAATGGTCATGACAGTCGTGTAACATGCATTGAGCCAGCTCCAGCTATAGATGTAGTCGCGGTTGGCCATCAAGACGGTACCACAATATTGTTGAATTTAAAATATGATGAAATACTCATGGAGTTCAAACAAGATTGGGGAGCAgtatcaaaaataacttttaggACGGATGGACCCCCTATTATGGCAACTGCCGGTACAAATGGTTATATTGCGTTTTGGAATTTGGAggagaaaaaa ATTGCCAGTCAATTGCAGGCGCACGAAGATTCGGTTACAACTGTTATATGTCTACCGAATGAGCCATTGGTGTTGACAACATCCCCCGACAATTCAATGAAACTCTGGATCTTCGATATGACTGATGGTGGGGCACGTATGCTGCGTATCCGCGAAGGTCACACTGCTCCCCCACTTTGTATTCGCTATCATGGGATGATGGGTAATACGATATTGTCTTCGGGGGAAGATAGTTCCCTTAGAACATTTAGCACAATATCAGAGACTTTGAATAAAACTATGGGAAAAGCTAGCTACAACAAGAAATCGTCCAAAAAGAAAA GTCGTTTCGAAGAGGATAACCATCGCATGCCACCAATAATCGAATTCACAACAGAATTAACCCGAGAAAAAGAATGGGACAATATTGCTGCTATACACTGTGGAACAATACAAACCACTACCTGGTCATTCCATAAAAATCGTATGGGCGAACACAGATTAATACCTGAACAATTCACTAACAAACTTCGAAAAGACTTCAAAACGGAAACAACATGCGTTACACTCAGCCATTGTGGCAATTTTGTCCTCATTG GTTATTCAAATGGAGAAGTAGAAAGATTCAACATACAATCTGGAATTCACAGGGCCAGCTATGGAAAACCAGCACACACGGCTGCTATACGTGGAATAGCTTGCGACAATTTAAGTCAGATGGTTGTAACAGGATGTAGTGATGGTTTTCTAAAATATTGGCATTTCAAGGAGAAAC TTGACAAGCCTTTTGCGGTTAAAAAATTAACGGATGGTATTACACTTATGCGTTGCCATCGTGAAAGTGCTATGATTGCCGTGGCTCTGGAAAACTTTGTTCTATTGGTGATTGATATGGATACCAAAGTTGTTGTACGCAAATTTGAAGGTCATTCGGCTAAAATTAATGACATCACATTTAGCCCAGACAGCCGTTGGTTAATATCTGCATCTATGGATGCATCTATAAAAGTTTGGGACATACCATCTTCTTACATGATTGACCATTTCCGAGTCGAAAGACCATGTGTATCCCTTACGATGTCGCCCACGGGCGATTTCCTTGCCACAGCCCATGTAAATAATCTGGGAATTTACTTGTGGGCCAATAAAATGCTGTTTAACCAACTTTCCTTGCGTTCCATTAATCCCACTTCAACAGCTCCATATGTTGGTCTGCCAACAAATGTGGCGGATGAACTAAACCTAGTAGAAGCTGTCGAAGAGTTGAACATGGATGTGTATGATGGCGACAGTGATGAAGAGGAGGATGTTGGCGAAGAAGTTAATTTCATATATGAAAGCCCAGAGCAGTTGTCAAGCGGTTTAATCACCATGTCTGGAGTAGCCGTATCCAGATGGCAAAATCTTTTAGATttggaaattattaaaaaacgcAACAAACCTAAAGCACCACCCAAAGCACCTAAACAGGCTCCTTTCTTTTTACCTACAGTCGCTGGTTTGGAGATGAAATTCGATATCTCCAATGCCAAATCCGAAGAGACCCCCGACTCAAGAATATTGAAAAGTTCAAATCTAAACAATCTTACTACATTTGGCAAAATCCTTGAAGATACAGCCATAAGCGGAGATTATGAACGCCCAGTTACATTTCTCAAACAAATGGGTCCCTCAATGGTTGATTTTGAGGTAAAGTCTTTACATCCTCTCGGTGGAGGAACAATCAAAGCTATGGTACAGTTTCTGAAAACTTTGCAACACATGCTCGAATCGAACAATAATTTTGAATTGGCCCAATCCTATTTAAGTGCTTTTCTACGATCGCATGGAACTAATCTAATAGAATTTCCACAAGTAATAAAAGCTCTCGATGAGTTATCGAAAGTCCAGGAGACTACATGGCAGAAAATTGAAGAACATCTTATGTATGGTTTGGGTGTGGTGtcgtctttaagaaattttgtacaataa